The following proteins are co-located in the Penaeus monodon isolate SGIC_2016 chromosome 35, NSTDA_Pmon_1, whole genome shotgun sequence genome:
- the LOC119595250 gene encoding uncharacterized protein LOC119595250, with protein MSLMDILEKAQALGLSADVVHDLLEKQHQIDKDKADRMERSAEREARRLELEYHEAERRRAHELEIAKIKHSSSNEFDSNSSRSNSHMFEGLRLPTFADGQDDLDSYLQRFERLAELHGWKHEDYHVYLGTSLRGQALKVYISLPDETLRNYERLKETLLRAFAVDADSYRRKFKESKCKDNELYVQLVVKMEQYLDRWLSMSKVEKDYARLFDFLVREQLLTNCSSDLRVFLKERGCESATEMAEAADRYRSAHAYRGSKPSRSMQKQSSPNVDDIKCHGCGKPGHIRPNCPNNPRNFKQKTEGKVNFVFQSEMKPQNSIIDAEGKLFEKPAEVMFDTGCSTVIVNDKLVPARFRLGPMVKVYDYLGVPNSFPKVRCFIRSNFFSGWISAIAAPLRFADVLIGLVPGVKSPGKCATTSLEHEQSKEAGDDASQALTKVSDVSVGNDYKIADKEDVNGSPDVIAMSVQTRSSVSKAAKTTSLACSEFLDLNINKVNIMEEQLNCPTLQSIRENVKSGKHVRVKSRTVKFEIINGLIYRVCLESKYDYEIGSKQLVIPDKYRIHVLNLAHDSLTAGHFSHRKTSLKVFSKFFWPGAGAHIKRYCRSCPICQKFSAKGTVRKVPMKNLPIISEPFSRVAIDLVGPFSPSSDRGNNYVLTLIDYATRYPEAVPLKNIDTITVAESLVEIFSRVGDPREILSDRGSQFKSDLMSEIHRMLSVKALYTSPYHASCNGAVERLNGVLKSMIKKLCVDHPKAWDRYIPAALFAYREIPNDSLKFSPFELLYGRQIRGPLTILHELWTKTDIDSDVKTTYQYVLDLRSRLEETAKLAAAQAEISGRNYKSYYDLKTKRRKLNTGDEVLVLLPSSSNKLMMQWLGPYPVVHCKDNGVDYVVKVRGMKKLFHINMLKRYFRRDGGKSKSESEIAQVCVVEENQVGNNCEPVYFDIDGISNINVGNELTEIQISELKGILSKFTDVLTDKPGLTNTIEHVININSSKPVRKKPYPIPNSLVNDFNTEIDKMLDMNIIEPSTSAFSSPVVMVKKSDGSWRVCIDFRALNDVSDLDAEPMPNTEEALGRFVNDIYFTEIDLCRGYWQIPLSKESKMYTAFATHRGLMQFRVMPFGLKSACATFIRLMRKVVSELKNTDCYFDNIVIHNNDWSEHLQDVKDLLLRLRKHSLTASPSYYRKFVPNFASIAAPLHDLLKKNSSNRLQWNEEKVKCFNKLKLSLVCKPILCLPDDSKTFYVRTDASDIGLGAVLLQDVNNINMPICYASRKLLDREAKYAAIEKECLAIVWAIQKFKVYLYGRDFVLQTDQQPLVYLKNMKNGNGRLMRWALALQCYSFTVEYIKGSENVGADILSRCPIPE; from the exons TTTTGGAGAAAGCTCAAGCACTTGGCTTGAGTGCAGACGTAGTTCATGATTTACTAGAAAAGCAACATCAGATAGATAAGGATAAGGCGGATAGAATGGAGCGGTCAGCCGAACGCGAGGCGAGACGACTAGAATTAGAGTATCACGAGGCAGAGAGGCGACGAGCGCACGAACTCGAGATTGCTAAAATTAAGCATAGTAGTTCGAACGAGTTTGACAGTAATTCTAGCAGGTCAAATTCGCATATGTTCGAGGGTCTTAGACTGCCTACTTTTGCCGACGGCCAAGATGATTTGGATAGTTATCTACAGCGGTTCGAACGTTTAGCAGAATTGCATGGGTGGAAGCATGAGGACTACCATGTGTACCTAGGTACATCATTGCGCGGTCAAGCACTTAAGGTGTATATTTCTTTGCCTGATGAAACGCTACGAAATTATGAGCGCTTAAAGGAAACCCTCCTTAGAGCATTTGCTGTTGATGCAGATTCATATAGAAGAAAATTCAAAGAAAgtaaatgtaaagataatgaaTTATATGTACAATTAGTAGTTAAGATGGAGCAATATCTCGATCGGTGGCTATCCATGAGTAAAGTTGAGAAAGATTATGCTCGCCTGTTTGATTTCCTTGTCAGGGAACAGTTACTGACAAATTGCAGTTCTGATTTACGGGTGTTCTTGAAAGAAAGGGGGTGTGAAAGCGCAACAGAGATGGCGGAAGCAGCAGATAGATATCGTAGTGCTCACGCATATCGCGGAAGCAAGCCTTCAAGGTCAATGCAAAAACAGAGTTCACCTAATGTTGATGACATTAAATGCCATGGATGTGGGAAGCCTGGTCATATCCGTCCGAACTGCCCTAATAACCCTAGAAACTTTAAACAAAAGACAGAGGGTAAAGTTAATTTTGTCTTTCAGTCTGAGATGAAACCACAAAATAGTATAATTGATGCAGAAGGCAAATTGTTTGAAAAACCAGCGGAGGTTATGTTTGACACGGGGTGTTCGACTGTAATTGTTAATGACAAATTAGTGCCAGCAAGATTTAGATTAGGGCCTATGGTTAAGGTCTATGATTATCTTGGGGTTCCAAATTCATTCCCCAAAGTCAGATGTTTTATtcgaagtaattttttttcagggtgGATTAGTGCCATTGCAGCTCCCCTTAGATTTGCAGATGTGCTTATCGGACTAGTTCCTGGTGTAAAATCGCCTGGTAAGTGCGCCACTACCTCGCTCGAGCACGAACAGAGCAAAGAGGCAGGTGATGATGCTTCACAAGCTCTTACAAAGGTAAGCGATGTTTCCGTGGGGAATGACTACAAAATCGCTGATAAAGAGGATGTTAATGGGTCTCCTGACGTCATTGCTATGAGTGTCCAGACTCGCTCATCGGTATCAAAAGCGGCTAAGACTACCTCATTAGCTTGTTCAGAATTCTTAgacctaaatataaataaagttaatatcATGGAGGAACAGCTAAATTGTCCAACACTTCAATCTATCAGGGAAAATGTTAAAAGCGGAAAACATGTGAGAGTAAAATCGCGCAcagtaaaatttgaaataataaatggaCTAATTTACAGGGTATGTCTTGAGAGcaaatatgattatgaaattgGAAGTAAGCAACTTGTTATTCCTGATAAGTATAGGATTCACGTTCTAAATCTGGCTCATGATTCATTGACTGCCGGACATTTCTCTCATCGGAAGACGAGTCTTAAGGTGTTTTCTAAATTCTTTTGGCCCGGTGCTGGCGCTCATATTAAGAGATATTGCAGATCATGCCCGATCTGTCAGAAGTTTTCAGCCAAGGGAACTGTACGTAAAGTACCAATGAAGAATCTCCCCATTATTTCCGAACCATTTTCGCGTGTTGCTATAGATTTAGTAGGACCTTTTTCACCTAGTTCAGATAGAGGAAACAACTATGTGCTTACTTTGATCGACTACGCGACACGATATCCCGAAGCTGTACCTCTGAAAAACATTGATACCATAACCGTTGCGGAAAGCTTGGTAGAAATATTTTCAAGAGTTGGTGACCCGCGAGAGATCTTATCTGATCGCGGTTCTCAATTCAAATCTGATCTCATGAGTGAAATTCACAGAATGTTATCTGTTAAAGCTTTATATACTAGTCCCTATCATGCTTCATGTAATGGTGCTGTAGAAAGGCTGAACGGTGTCTTAAAATCAATGATAAAGAAACTTTGCGTAGATCACCCGAAAGCTTGGGATCGCTATATACCTGCTGCCCTATTTGCTTACAGAGAAATTCCGAACGACAGTCTTAAGTTTTCTCCATTTGAGTTATTGTATGGGCGTCAAATTCGTGGACCTTTAACAATTTTACACGAGTTATGGACAAAAACTGACATCGATAGTGACGTAAAAACTACCTATCAGTATGTTTTAGATTTACGCTCACGTCTTGAGGAGACTGCGAAACTAGCAGCTGCTCAAGCGGAGATTAGCGGTCGTAATTATAAGAGCTATTACGATCTTAAAACTAAACGCCGCAAGTTAAACACAGGTGATGAAGTATTGGTCTTGTTACCCTCTAGCAGTAATAAATTGATGATGCAATGGCTTGGTCCTTACCCCGTTGTGCATTGCAAAGACAATGGCGTAGATTACGTTGTTAAAGTGCGTGGTATGAAAAAGCTATTTCACATCAACATGCTAAAAAGGTACTTCCGCCGTGACGGCGGCAAAAGCAAAAGCGAAAGTGAAATTGCTCAGGTATGCGTAGTTGAAGAGAACCAAGTGGGTAATAACTGTGAACCAGTTTATTTTGACATAGATGGTATTAGTAACATTAATGTTGGTAATGAACTAACTGAAATTCAAATTAGTGAGTTAAAAGGGATTCTAAGTAAATTTACTGATGTACTGACTGACAAACCGGGTCTAACCAATACAATAGAGCATGTCATTAATATAAACTCTAGTAAACCTGTACGTAAGAAACCATATCCCATCCCTAACAGCCTAGTTAATGATTTCAACACCGAGATTGACAAGATGTTAGACATGAACATTATTGAACCTTCAACATCTGCATTTTCTTCTCCCGTCGTGATGGTGAAGAAAAGTGATGGGTCGTGGAGAGTTTGTATTGATTTTAGAGCCCTAAATGACGTAAGTGACTTAGATGCTGAGCCCATGCCTAATACCGAAGAGGCTCTCGGAAGATTTGTGAACGATATTTATTTCACTGAAATAGATCTTTGTAGAGGATATTGGCAAATACCCTTGTCGAAAGAATCAAAAATGTATACTGCGTTTGCCACTCATAGGGGTCTTATGCAATTCAGAGTTATGCCTTTCGGATTAAAGTCCGCTTGTGCAACCTTCATAAGACTAATGAGGAAAGTGGTCTCCGAATTGAAAAATACTGActgttattttgataatattgtaatCCATAATAATGATTGGTCTGAACACCTACAGGACGTGAAAGATCTTTTGCTGCGTCTACGTAAGCATAGTTTAACTGCAAGCCCTA GTTATTACCGCAAGTTTGTTCCTAATTTTGCAAGTATTGCAGCTCCTTTGCATGATCTCCTCaagaaaaatagtagtaatagattaCAGTGGAATGAGGAGAAAGTAAAATGCTTCAACAAACTAAAGTTGTCCTTGGTATGTAAACCAATACTTTGTTTGCCAGACGATTCAAAGACTTTTTATGTTCGTACTGATGCTTCTGATATTGGTCTCGGAGCAGTATTACTACAGGATGTGAACAATATTAACATGCCTATTTGTTACGCTAGTCGGAAATTACTAGACAGAGAAGCAAAATATGCTGCTATTGAAAAGGAATGTCTTGCCATAGTTTGGGCAATTCAAAAGTTTAAAGTATATTTGTATGGTAGAGACTTTGTCTTGCAGACAGACCAACAACCTCTTGTTTATCTCAAGAATatgaaaaatggtaatggtaGGTTAATGCGCTGGGCTTTGGCGCTACAGTGTTACTCATTTACTGTTGAGTATATAAAAGGCAGCGAAAATGTAGGAGCTGACATTCTTAGTCGTTGCCCTATACCTGAATAG